TTGCTCTTGAAGTCGTTGATGGCGGCCTTGATGGCATCCTCGGCCAGCACCGAACAGTGGATCTTCACCGGCGGCAGCTCCAGCTCCTCGGCGATCTGCGTGTTCTTGATCTGCGCCGCCTCGTCCAGCGTCTTGCCCTTCACCCACTCGGTCAGCAGGCTCGAGGACGCAATCGCCGAGCCGCAGCCGTAGGTCTTGAACTTGGCGTCTTCGATCACGCCGGATGCGTTCACCTTGATCTGCAGCTTCATCACGTCGCCGCAGGCCGGCGCACCCACCATGCCGGTGCCCACGCTGGCGTCGCTCTTGTCCAGCGAACCAACGTTGCGCGGGTTTTCGTAGTGGTCGATTACCTTGTCGCTGTAGGCCATGTCACTGCCTCCTCTTCAACGTTCAATCTGGCGCGGGCCACTTGCCGGCCGTGCGCCGCGTTTGCTTGCCACCCGCCGGCACTGGCCCGCGGGTCTGGAATCACTTGCCTAGTGGGCGACCCACTGCACGCTCTTCAGGTCGATGCCT
This genomic interval from Chromatiales bacterium contains the following:
- the iscU gene encoding Fe-S cluster assembly scaffold IscU, with amino-acid sequence MAYSDKVIDHYENPRNVGSLDKSDASVGTGMVGAPACGDVMKLQIKVNASGVIEDAKFKTYGCGSAIASSSLLTEWVKGKTLDEAAQIKNTQIAEELELPPVKIHCSVLAEDAIKAAINDFKS